One genomic segment of Microbacterium sp. ProA8 includes these proteins:
- a CDS encoding biotin transporter BioY — protein sequence MSSIAAAPTASAGTRRVLADVIARPSSRARAFALDAGLVIAGATIVALLAQVEIPLWPVPITGQTLGVIVVGAALGAWRGAAALTTYMLVGLAGLPVFAGFTGTLAAVGKPSFGFVIGFIFSAFVAGWFAERAWDRRPGLAFLGFAAASAVPFLFGIPYMAFILNVVMGLDYSFSALLAAGLLPFIVGGLVKAALAAAIIPGAWALVRKADKTKE from the coding sequence ATGTCATCCATCGCCGCCGCCCCGACCGCCTCCGCAGGGACCCGTCGCGTGCTCGCCGACGTCATCGCCCGCCCGTCCTCGCGCGCTCGCGCGTTCGCCCTCGACGCCGGTCTCGTGATCGCCGGCGCGACCATCGTGGCGCTCCTCGCCCAGGTCGAGATCCCGCTCTGGCCGGTCCCCATCACGGGTCAGACGCTCGGCGTGATCGTCGTCGGCGCCGCCCTGGGCGCCTGGCGCGGAGCGGCGGCGCTCACCACCTACATGCTCGTCGGCCTCGCGGGGCTCCCGGTCTTCGCCGGCTTCACGGGCACCCTCGCCGCAGTGGGCAAGCCGAGCTTCGGCTTCGTCATCGGCTTCATCTTCTCGGCGTTCGTCGCCGGCTGGTTCGCCGAGCGGGCGTGGGATCGACGCCCCGGGCTCGCGTTCCTCGGCTTCGCCGCGGCCAGTGCGGTGCCGTTCCTCTTCGGCATCCCGTACATGGCGTTCATCCTCAACGTCGTGATGGGCCTCGACTACTCGTTCTCCGCCCTGCTGGCGGCCGGCCTGCTGCCGTTCATCGTCGGCGGACTGGTGAAGGCGGCGCTCGCGGCCGCCATCATCCCCGGCGCCTGGGCTCTCGTGCGCAAGGCGGACAAGACCAAGGAGTGA
- a CDS encoding acyltransferase, with protein MTIVRPTAPAVAATIPAGRDRAVDLVRALCISAVVVLHAMMVGVTVTDAGPSFVNASDGTAWVVPLSWALQVMPLFFVIGGFSGATAFRRARARGVDGVGFVAGRIHRLLLPALVTIGAAGGMLALLAASGAPSDLVTLAGFRFAQPLWFLGVFLICQALLPALLRLHDKAPLRSIAALAAAAALVDIARLTTGLEALGFLNLAFVWLAMQQLGFFLADGRIDALSRRARVLWLAGAVAALALSFSSGIHSPDLVANINPPTTALLLVGIAHTALLSLFRRPLDRLAAGRLPSALTAFVTPRAMTVYLWHMPVLLCLAGLSAAGAMISGLPLPALDSPSWWLTRPLWLAAALVFTALVARRLAPIEALPAPAPARGAWRVGMAAVAGTAAVAMLLVAGTSVVTAAIAVALLGVALRTARGPVAGVPRIALA; from the coding sequence ATGACCATCGTCCGACCCACCGCCCCCGCGGTCGCCGCGACCATCCCCGCGGGCAGAGACCGCGCGGTCGACCTGGTCCGTGCCCTCTGCATCAGCGCCGTGGTGGTGCTGCACGCGATGATGGTCGGCGTCACCGTGACCGATGCCGGCCCGTCGTTCGTCAACGCCAGCGACGGCACCGCATGGGTCGTGCCCCTCAGCTGGGCGCTGCAGGTCATGCCGCTGTTCTTCGTGATCGGCGGCTTCTCGGGGGCCACCGCGTTCCGCAGGGCCCGCGCACGGGGCGTCGACGGCGTGGGCTTCGTCGCCGGCCGCATCCACCGACTGCTCCTTCCGGCGCTCGTGACGATCGGTGCGGCCGGAGGAATGCTGGCGCTCCTCGCCGCGTCGGGGGCGCCCTCCGACCTCGTGACGCTGGCAGGCTTCCGGTTCGCGCAGCCGCTGTGGTTCCTCGGCGTCTTCCTGATCTGCCAGGCGCTGCTCCCCGCGCTGCTGCGACTCCACGACAAGGCGCCGCTGCGCAGCATCGCGGCGCTCGCCGCCGCGGCGGCCCTCGTCGACATCGCGCGCCTCACGACGGGACTCGAAGCGCTCGGCTTCCTCAACCTCGCGTTCGTGTGGCTGGCGATGCAGCAGCTCGGGTTCTTCCTCGCCGATGGCCGGATCGACGCACTTTCGCGACGCGCGCGCGTGCTCTGGCTCGCCGGAGCGGTGGCGGCTCTCGCGCTCTCCTTCTCCAGCGGCATCCACTCCCCCGATCTGGTCGCCAACATCAACCCGCCCACGACGGCGCTGCTGCTGGTCGGCATCGCGCACACGGCCCTGCTGTCGCTGTTCCGTCGCCCGCTGGATCGACTCGCCGCGGGGCGCCTGCCGTCCGCGCTGACCGCGTTCGTGACGCCCCGTGCGATGACGGTGTACCTCTGGCACATGCCGGTGCTGCTGTGTCTCGCCGGACTGAGCGCGGCGGGCGCGATGATCAGCGGACTGCCGCTGCCCGCGCTGGACAGTCCGTCCTGGTGGCTCACCCGTCCGCTGTGGCTCGCCGCGGCGCTCGTGTTCACGGCTCTCGTCGCGCGGCGGCTCGCCCCGATCGAGGCGCTGCCGGCACCGGCGCCCGCGCGTGGCGCATGGCGGGTGGGCATGGCCGCCGTCGCAGGAACGGCGGCGGTAGCGATGCTGCTGGTCGCGGGCACCTCCGTCGTCACCGCCGCGATCGCCGTCGCGCTGCTGGGAGTGGCCCTGCGGACTGCCCGCGGGCCCGTGGCGGGCGTGCCCCGCATCGCACTCGCATGA